One genomic segment of Sander lucioperca isolate FBNREF2018 chromosome 10, SLUC_FBN_1.2, whole genome shotgun sequence includes these proteins:
- the ptpn23a gene encoding tyrosine-protein phosphatase non-receptor type 23 isoform X2 yields the protein MEAVPRMPMIWLDLKEAGEFQFSPCVRQFILKNYGENPDTYNEQLKKLETLRQSAVNVTRDFEGCSTLRKYFGQLHYLQSRVPMGTGQEASVPISWTEIFSGKTVTHDDISYEQACILYNLGALHSMLGAMDNRVSEEGMKVSCTHFQCSAGAFSYLRDHFSHNFSVDMSHQILNLNINLMLGQAQECLLEKSMLDNRKSFLVARISAQVVDYYKEACRALENSETASMLGKIQKDWKKLVQMKIYYFASIAHLHMGKQAEEQQKYGERLAYLQSSMDKLSEAIKLAKGQPDSVQDALRFTMDVIGGKFNSAKKDNDFIYHETVPSLETLASVKGAPLVKALPVNPTDPSVTGPDLFAKLVPMAAHEASSLYSEEKAKLLRDVMIKIESKNETLEQFMDSLGLEPESVDNLDMYSHIPPVLMEKCAALSVRPDTVKSLIQSMQGLSGVFTDVESSLREIRDVLEADEAGLRALQEAGGPAAGEVHPAAQAQALAEIRRDLEKYMEAHEKASFTNTELHRAMNLHISNLRLLGGPLESLKEALPRPQLSEEEVAGLQCMKRILGKVQEMREQRGCLEKQLRDLIQQDDITSTLVTTERADMKRIFEEQLKKYEQVKVYIDQNLAAQENILKALTEANVQYASVRKGLSLTEQQWNSTVQGLVGSYEAYEDLMKKSQEGKEFYDDLEAKASRLLERAKTLCQTRAEDRKPALEKETQKKPPARPTAAKPSLNTKASDVDSACSSLEDPELAELSAAILALGGDLPEELRSLPPDIPSFSNTAARLPGHEAFMHPSANLGGSSSLPWPGAPAAGLHRFPANLPPPELLARIAQFPTSGPLHGPMPRGPLPQMPPQMPTQAAVSGYRPPPPQAPQPGLVAPAPVRPSTTTVDSIQGPIPSYASTPHHHVPPAASTGYTVPPQMGAYPQFVPPPGMPIQGPPQPQQQKQLQPYPQPTGQPLPQGYQPGPRAIPGPHPHLQAQQAYPHGYMPPQPGVPPHYQHAFPGQLQPHQQQNGYQPQPQIPQGYQTPQGYVPQQHPQMMPGSMPRPPQGQMPPQTSQPAPPPSQPYLPHLHQQMPPGLPHQHMLPHQQQISMPPNAQQIPHHPQMQIPGGPRGQMPPTSQPMPPVSQNYMPPSSQPLHPTLHPQMSPASQPHMVPGPQVHLPRGPMPQMPPSALPQQHHPHPGQPPIPNMPQQPMRMPSQPQAQPPHSGGVCYPGGAPMMPQQPLAPQPAASQQPQAPLPMTHPQPSTMYPSAPGVNVPASAPQQPTAMGPHGPHVPPAQHMIQPSPGGPSMAQAPNAVPPSPSPSPSPSPSPGPTSLSLNPQQRPTPAPTPGGTALPTLPSPSAVSPSTSQFQRQNSSTDDLLSSSPESQPGGTKAPTNVLQPTKADPQDGERRKKSSQAVLLIQGDPYQTPERVARLHGELERYRAQVDSLEHPSENEGGLSVLDARWKELQDQQEKDARQLSIAIARCYTMKNRHQDVMPYDLNRVVLQSGKDDYINASYVEDLSPYCPRLIATQAPLTGTAADFWLMVYEQKVSMVVMLVSEQELEKGKVVRYFPTERGQQVSQGPITLSLTTQKTTPTHVERMISLQYRDQSLKRTVVHLQFTSWPELGLPDSKSNLLRFIQEVHGHYFHQRPLHTPVVVHCSSGVGRTGVFCLLYAALQELEAGNGIPDLPVLVKKMRQQRKNMLQEKLHLKFCYEAVLKHAEQVLQRHGITTATCSKNTNSAATKPYPRQESQQDLVLGGDMPISSIQATIAKLSIRPPSATDPAMEAVYGLEEQVGTILTVLDSPGEVQLLQDLYPPTDPQPPSSFSPPLTCPTHSPPPPNGLDAASPSTPPSANHQPAPEATPSASPPPACPAPAPSSLELLAAMTPEAFSMEGGGKGKHRVTKQSFLQPAEGQGLHGTRGEEGDDPLSSLDPLWGLGKR from the exons ATGGAGGCGGTTCCCCGAATGCCGATGATCTGGCTTGATCTGAAGGAGGCTGGGGAGTTCCAGTTCAGTCCGTGCGTCAGGCAG TTCATCTTGAAGAATTATGGAGAGAATCCAGACACCTACAACGAACAGCTGAAGAAACTGGAGACACTGCGGCAG AGTGCGGTAAATGTGACGAGGGATTTCGAGGGATGCAGCACACTGAGGAAGTACTTCGGCCAGCTGCATTACCTCCAGAGCCGAGTACCCATGGGAACGGGCCAGGAGGCTTCTGTTCCAATCTCATg GACAGAAATTTTCTCTGGAAAAACAGTCACCCACGATGACATCAGCTATGAGCAAGCCTGCATTCTTTACAATCTTG GGGCCCTGCACTCCATGTTGGGAGCCATGGATAACAGGGTGTCTGAGgag GGGATGAAGGTGTCGTGCACGCACTTCCAGTGCTCGGCGGGGGCGTTCTCCTACCTGAGAGACCATTTCAGCCACAACTTCAGCGTGGACATGAGCCACCAGATTCTAAACCTCAACATCAACCTTATGCTG GGTCAGGCTCAGGAGTGTCTTCTGGAGAAGTCCATGTTGGACAACAGGAAGAGTTTCCTGGTCGCTCGCATCAGCGCTCAG GTGGTGGATTACTATAAAGAGGCCTGCAGGGCTCTGGAAAACTCAGAGACGGCGTCTATGCTGGGAAAGATTCAGAAAGACTGGAAGAAACTGGTTCAGATGAAGATCTACTACTTTGCTTCTATTGCACat CTTCATATGGGAAAACAGGCCGAGGAGCAGCAGAAGTACGGAGAGCGG TTGGCGTACCTGCAGAGCTCCATGGACAAACTCAGTGAAGCCATCAAGCTGGCCAAG GGTCAACCTGACAGTGTGCAGGATGCCTTGAGATTCACCATGGACGTTATCGGGGGAAA GTTTAATTCTGCGAAAAAGGACAATGACTTCATCTATCATGAGACGGTTCCTTCTCTGGAGACTCTGGCCTCAGTCAAAG GTGCCCCACTGGTGAAAGCGCTACCAGTCAACCCCACAGACCCCAGTGTTACTGGACCAGACCTGTTTGCCAAGTTGGTGCCCATGGCTGCCCATGAAGCTTCTTCGCTGTACAG tgaggAGAAGGCCAAGCTGCTGAGGGACGTCATGATCAAGATTGAGAGCAAGAATGAAACActaga GCAGTTCATGGACTCTCTGGGCTTGGAGCCGGAGTCGGTGGACAACCTGGACATGTACAGCCACATCCCTCCGGTCCTGATGGAGAAGTGTGCTGCTCTCAGTGTCCGACCCGACACCGTCAAGAGTCTCATCCAGTCCATGCAGG GGCTCTCCGGTGTCTTCACCGATGTGGAGTCTTCACTGAGGGAGATCAGAGACGTCCTAGAGGCAGACGAGGCCGGCCTGCGAGCCCTCCAGGAGGCTGGCGGCCCTGCTGCAGGCGAGGTGCACCCAGCAGCGCAGGCCCAGGCTCTGGCTGAGATCCGCAGGGACCTGGAGAAGTACATGGAGGCCCATGAGAAGGCCAGTTTTACCAACACGGAGCTCCACCGGGCCATGAACCTGCACATCAGCAACCTGCGTCTGCTGGGTGGGCCACTGGAAAGTCTGAAAGAGGCCCTGCCCCGACCCCAGCTCAGCGAAG AGGAAGTAGCAGGGCTGCAGTGTATGAAGCGGATCCTGGGGAAGGTGCAGGAAATGAGGGAACAGAGAGGCTGTTTGGAGAAACAGCTCCGCGACCTCATCCAGCAGGACGACATCACCTCCACCCTCGTCACCACAGAAAGGGCAGACATGAAG CGTATATTTGAGGAGCAGCTGAAGAAGTACGAGCAGGTGAAGGTGTATATTGACCAGAATCTGGCAGCTCAGGAGAACATCCTGAAGGCCCTGACCGAGGCCAACGTCCAGTACGCCTCGGTTCGTAAAGGCCTGAGCCTGACTGAGCAGCAGTGGAACAGCACCGTGCAGGGACTGGTGGGCTCGTACGAAGCCTACGAGGACCTGATGAAGAAGTCTCAGGAGGGGAAGGAGTTCTACGACGACCTGGAGGCCAAAGCATCACGTTTGCTGGAAAGAGCGAAGACTCTATGCCAGACCAGGGCAGAGGACAGGAAGCCCGCCTTGGAAAA AGAGACCCAGAAGAAGCCCCCAGCCCGGCCTACAGCAGCCAAACCCTCCTTAAATACAAAGGCTTCAGATGTCGACTCTGCCTGCTCTAGCCTGGAGGATCCAGAGTTGGCCGAGCTTAGTGCAGCCATCTTGGCCTTGGGGGGTGACCTACCTGAGGAGCTCCGAAGCCTCCCGCCGGACATTCCTTCCTTTTCCAACACTGCAGCTCGTCTCCCCGGGCATGAAGCCTTCATGCATCCTTCTGCCAACCTGGGCGGCAGCAGCTCTCTGCCTTGGCCTGGTGCTCCAGCTGCTGGTCTTCATCGCTTCCCTGCCAACCTGCCTCCTCCAGAGCTCCTGGCACGGATTGCTCAGTTTCCTACTTCTGGGCCTCTACATGGACCTATGCCACGCGGACCCCTTCCTCAGATGCCTCCACAAATGCCGACTCAGGCAGCTGTGTCAGGTTATCGGCCACCCCCTCCTCAAGCCCCCCAACCTGGCCTCGTAGCCCCTGCCCCAGTTCGGCCCTCGACCACCACCGTGGATAGCATCCAGGGCCCTATCCCCAGCTACGCCTCTACCCCACACCACCATGTCCCCCCTGCAGCCTCAACTGGCTACACTGTACCTCCACAAATGGGGGCCTACCCCCAGTTTGTGCCTCCACCAGGGATGCCCATTCAAGGCCCACCCCAACcacagcagcagaagcagctgCAGCCGTACCCTCAGCCCACTGGGCAACCACTGCCTCAGGGGTACCAGCCTGGACCGAGGGCTATTCCTGGCCCTCACCCTCATCTCCAGGCTCAGCAAGCCTACCCACATGGATATATGCCCCCTCAGCCTGGTGTTCCCCCCCATTACCAGCACGCATTCCCAGGTCAGCTGCAGCCACATCAACAACAAAATGGCTATCAGCCCCAGCCTCAGATACCCCAAGGCTACCAAACTCCACAGGGCTACGTGCCCCAGCAGCACCCTCAGATGATGCCAGGCTCCATGCCAAGGCCACCTCAGGGCCAGATGCCACCTCAAACTTCTCAGCCAGCACCTCCTCCATCTCAACCCTACCTGCCCCACCTCCACCAACAGATGCCCCCTGGACTCCCTCACCAACACATGTTGCCACATCAGCAACAAATCTCAATGCCCCCTAACGCCCAGCAGATTCCACACCACCCACAGATGCAGATACCGGGTGGTCCTAGAGGACAAATGCCCCCCACAAGTCAGCCAATGCCACCAGTCTCGCAGAACTACATGCCCCCCAGTAGCCAGCCCCTTCACCCTACCCTGCACCCACAGATGTCCCCAGCCTCACAACCTCATATGGTCCCTGGTCCTCAGGTCCACCTGCCAAGGGGCCCTATGCCACAGATGCCCCCCAGTGCACTACCCCAACAACATCACCCCCACCCCGGACAGCCTCCTATACCAAACATGCCCCAACAGCCCATGCGGATGCCCAGCCAACCACAGGCTCAGCCCCCTCATTCTGGGGGAGTATGCTACCCTGGAGGGGCTCCAATGATGCCTCAGCAGCCCCTGGCACCACAGCCTGCAGCTTCCCAACAACCTCAGGCTCCCCTTCCCATGACCCATCCGCAGCCCTCTACTATGTACCCTTCAGCTCCAGGAGTGAATGTACCTGCAAGTGCCCCCCAGCAACCCACTGCCATGGGCCCACATGGTCCACACGTTCCCCCCGCTCAGCACATGATCCAGCCCTCTCCTGGAGGTCCTTCAATGGCTCAAGCACCCAACGCTGTCCCTCCTTCCCCTTCGCCTTCCCCCTCCCCATCTCCCTCGCCAGGTCCTACCTCTCTAAGTCTGAACCCCCAGCAGAGACCCACCCCAGCCCCCACCCCTGGAGGTACAGCTCTACCCActcttccctctccttctgctgtCTCTCCCTCCACATCGCAGTTTCAGCGCCAGAACTCCAGCACAGATGACCTCCTCTCTTCGAGCCCCGAGAGTCAACCTGGAGGCACCAAGGCCCCCACCAATGTCCTCCAACCCACCAAAGCTGACCCACAGGATGGGGAGCGACGCAAGAAGAGCTCCCAGGCAGTTCTCCTGATCCAGGGCGACCCGTACCAAACCCCAGAGCGCGTTGCCCGTCTTCACGGTGAACTTGAACGTTACAGAGCCCAGGTAGATTCCCTGGAGCACCCCTCAGAGAATGAGGGTGGCCTGTCGGTGCTGGACGCCCGCTGGAAAGAGCTCCAGGACCAGCAGGAGAAGGACGCCCGCCAACTCTCGATCGCAATCGCCCGCTGCTACACCATGAAGAACCGTCACCAGGACGTCATGCCCTACGACCTCAACCGCGTGGTGCTGCAATCAGGCAAAGACGACTACATCAACGCCAGCTATGTGGAAGACTTGTCGCCATACTGCCCACGCCTTATTGCCACACAGGCTCCGCTCACTGGCACAGCGGCAGACTTCTGGCTGATGGTGTATGAGCAGAAGGTGTCTATGGTTGTCATGCTGGTTTCAGAGCAGGAGCTGGAAAAG GGAAAGGTTGTGCGCTACTTCCCAACGGAGCGTGGCCAGCAGGTCTCTCAGGGACCAATCACACTCAGTCTGACCACGCAGAAGACCACACCGACACACGTTGAGCGCATGATCAGCCTGCAGTACCGCGACCAAAGCCTAAAACGCACTGTCGTCCATctccagttcacctcctggccGGAGCT GGGGCTTCCTGACAGCAAGAGCAACCTGCTGCGATTCATCCAGGAGGTTCATGGACACTACTTCCACCAGAGGCCCTTACACACACCTGTCGTGGTGCACTgcag cTCGGGCGTGGGACGCACCGGCGTCTTCTGTCTGCTGTACGCTGCGCTGCAGGAGCTGGAGGCAGGAAACGGGATCCCAGACCTTCCAGTGCTGGTGAAGAAGATGAGACAACAGAGGAAGAACATGCTACAGGAGAAG CTCCACCTGAAGTTCTGCTATGAGGCCGTGTTGAAGCACGCTGAGCAGGTCCTTCAGAGACACGGGATCACTACCGCCACCTGCAGCAAGAACACCAACTCTGCAGCCACAAAG CCTTACCCGAGACAGGAGTCCCAGCAGGACCTCGTCCTCGGTGGTGACATGCCCATCAGCTCCATCCAAGCCACCATCGCCAAGCTCAGCATCCGGCCGCCGAGCGCCACAGACCCAGCCATGGAGGCCGTCTATGGCCTGGAGGAGCAGGTTGGCACCATCTTAACCGTCCTCGACTCGCCGGGTGAAGTCCAGCTGCTCCAGGACCTCTATCCACCCACAGATCCCCagcccccctcctctttcagcCCGCCTCTCACCTGCCCTACCCACTCTCCACCACCACCCAACGGCCTGGACGCGGCCTCCCCCTCCACGCCCCCATCAGCCAACCACCAGCCAGCCCCGGAGGCTACGCCCAGCGCCAGCCCGCCCCCTGCTTGCCCTGCTCCGGCTCCCTCGTCACTGGAGCTGCTGGCCGCGATGACGCCCGAGGCCTTCTCCATGGAGGGAGGGGGCAAAGGGAAGCACAGGGTGACCAAGCAGAGCTTCTTGCAGCCAGCGGAGGGTCAGGGTCTCCACGGGACTCGAGGGGAGGAAGGCGACGACCCGCTCAGCAGCCTGGACCCGCTCTGGGGCCTCGGCAAGCGCTGA